The Ipomoea triloba cultivar NCNSP0323 chromosome 4, ASM357664v1 DNA segment CGACACTTATGGTAACGACTTACGCTATAGAAATATAGTTATTAGTTAGTCCATTAAATAATACgaagcaaattaaattaaattatatgatATGAATTCAGAAATGCAAAAGCGGAAAGAAATTAAGGTTAAAGTTGGAACTTACCGAGGGTGGAGGAACGGAAAGTGGTCCACCCGTCGATGACGCTCCGGTTTCCTTTAATCAGAGTTTTTCCGATGCCGTCTCCGATGAACATGATATTTGTCTTCTTCTTATCCACCTCAACGTACTCGAAGTAAGCGCCGGCCTTAATGTATATCACGAATCGTGTGGCGCTCGAATTCGGAGCCGCCTGTAATGCTTCGTTGATTGTTTTGAAGTTTCCGGTGCCGTCCTGAGCCACTGTGAGATTAGGTTTTGTTTGGCTCGCCGGAGCTTGCAACAGCGCCCTGTCTTTCTTCTTGAGCCACTTGGGGAACCCGTCTTTGACTTCGCCGTATTCCGGGAAGATTTCGTCGGAATTAGGtttgagttttttctttttaatctttttgagCATGGCGAGGGCGTTGCTCACGTGATGGGAGATTTGGACGAGCCGCTTCTCGATGATGCGGCGCACGTGCTTCTTGCTGTAGGCGAAGCCGTCGAGGCACGTGGCCTGGTTGGTCATGGCGGCGCTGAAGAACGTCTGCAGGTCAACGTAGTGCTTGGAAGAAGAGGCGGTGGTGGCGAGGTCGGAGAGCACTTTTTTGAGCTCGTCGCGGGTCTCGGAGAACAGCTCGAGGCAGTCGTCGAGCGCCCGCTTCTCCAGCGGCCCCAGCCGTGGCAATTTCCGCCGGATGCCGGAGCAGTTGACGGCGGAGGCTTTGACCTCATCCACCGTCACATTCACGGTGGCGGCGATGATTTCCGGTATGGTTTTCGCCCGCCGATCCGGCAATGCGGCGGCTAAAGTCGAGACGCAGAGCTCTGGGTAGAGTGTGCCTTCACATGCCTCCGTGTGGGCAACCTCAAGTTTCTTCTGACGATGAATATGCAGATTCTGGTCGGGGCGTGTAGGCCCTGTGACcgaaaaaatttcattttttgtgagCAAGGAATTGAAACTTGTTACCGACAAGAATGCGAGGAAGACGAGGGCCGAGCAGACGGAGATAGTGAAGAAGAGAGTGGCTTTCTGTTTAAGGTTATGCATCCTTGTAACCTTAATCATGTCATGCACAATGCATTCAATCTACAGACAAGGTAacctatatataaaatttggtCCGTTGAAAGGCATG contains these protein-coding regions:
- the LOC116017444 gene encoding pectinesterase-like codes for the protein MIKVTRMHNLKQKATLFFTISVCSALVFLAFLSVTSFNSLLTKNEIFSVTGPTRPDQNLHIHRQKKLEVAHTEACEGTLYPELCVSTLAAALPDRRAKTIPEIIAATVNVTVDEVKASAVNCSGIRRKLPRLGPLEKRALDDCLELFSETRDELKKVLSDLATTASSSKHYVDLQTFFSAAMTNQATCLDGFAYSKKHVRRIIEKRLVQISHHVSNALAMLKKIKKKKLKPNSDEIFPEYGEVKDGFPKWLKKKDRALLQAPASQTKPNLTVAQDGTGNFKTINEALQAAPNSSATRFVIYIKAGAYFEYVEVDKKKTNIMFIGDGIGKTLIKGNRSVIDGWTTFRSSTLAVVGSGFILKGITIENYAGPEKHQAVALRSGSDLSVFFNSSFVAYQDTLYVHSLRQFYRDCDVYGTVDFIFGNAAVVFQNCNLYARKPMDNQKNIFTAQGREDPNQNTGISILNCKVAAAADLIPVQSSFKNYLGRPWKEYSRTVFMFSNLGSLIDPAGWLEWDGDFALKTLYYGEYQNRGPGSNTSARVKWPGYRILNTSEANQFTVGNFILGQQWIPATGVPFYVNLTAS